The stretch of DNA GATCCACTTCAATTATACACGGGTCAAGCACCGATTAGCGGTTTTAAATTGTTGGTTATCATCGATAGGCAACCGATTCCCATTGCCCACAGATACCCTATACCAAAGCTCATCTTTACTTAAGATGCATTAAATTGAAGGGAAACCTGGGAAGTTAAAATTCATTTATTTATCAATATAAATTCTTTATCAGAAGAGAGAGAAATAACTGGTTTATTCAGAGCCCTGCAGTATAATGACCTGCTGATTTTAAAATAAACCAGCAGGGCTGTTTGCCTTGCGATAACGAGATTGGAGCTTTTTAATGGCTGAAAAACAAATCACAAGTGTTGAGAAAAATGTTGTGGTAACGATGGATTACCGTTTAGAGGTCGATGGCAAGGAAATTGATTCCGGACCAATTCAATTTCTCCAGGGTCATGGCAATATTATCCCTGGCTTGGAAGCAGAAGTTGAAGGCATGCAACTGGGTGAGGAAAAAGAAGTCCTTGTCAAAGCTGAAGACGCCTACGGCAAATATGATCCCGAGCTGGAGATCGAAGTCCCGTTGTCCTCATTCCCCGAGGATTTTGAGATCAAATTAGGTCACCCGATGCGTATGCAGGATGACAAGGGACATGTGTTTACCGCCGTTGCTATGGGCATTTCCGATGAAATCGTGATGCTCAACCTCAATCACCCCCTGGCAGGCAAGGACTTGCTCTTCAAAACCAGAGTGAGTGCTCTGCGCCCGGCGACTGAGTTGGAAATTGCCCAGGGATGCCTGGCCAGTGCCTGCAGCGGATGCACGTCAAGCAATTGCGGTAATTGCTGATCCATATTTTTAGTGTTTAAGTTTTTTATATCCCTGCGAGCGTTTTGTTGACGTTGCTTTGAGGATGTGATAAAATTTTCTGCACTTGCCCCCATCGTCTAGTGGCCTAGGACGTGGCCCTCTCAAGGCCAAAACCGGGATTCGAATTCCCGTGGGGGCATTTTTTTATTCTCTATACAAAGGTGTTGGCCCTCTCAATACCCCTTAGGGGTACAGGTGCCAAAACCGGGATTCGAACATCGTACCCTTTGGGTATTCCCGTGGGGGCATTTTTTTATTCTCTATACAAAGGTGTTGGCCCTCTCAATACCCCTTCGGGGTACAGGTGCCAAAACCGGGATTCGAACATCGTGCCCTTTGGGTATTCCCGTGGAGTCATTCTTTTATTCAAGCGAATTTTCCAGTGATGTCCCGGCATTAATCGGCGTCGCATATCAAATAAAACAGGGCGTTCACCATGCAACGCCCTGACTTTTCCTAAAACCTGGACGAAAATCGTTACCCGAGCAAAGTTTTTGCCAGCTTGACCGCACGGCTGGCATCTGGGGCATAACCATCAGCCCCAATTTTATCTGCATAACTCTGCGTAACCGGCGCGCCGCCAATCAAAACCCTGACTGCACCTCGTAAACCGGCTGCATTCAGGGCAGTGATGGTGGTTTCCATGTTCGGCATGGTCGTCGTCAACAGGGCAGACATAGCCACAAAATCAGGCTGATGTTCCTGAACAGCAGCAATAAAAGCTTCCGGGGATACATCCGTGCCCAGGTCAACCACCTGGAACCCGGCGCCCTCCAGCATCATACAGACCAGGTTTTTACCGATATCATGCAGATCACCTTTGACCGTCCCGGCAACAATCTTGCCAATTGGCTGGATATCCGCACCCACCAATTCGGGTTTGAGGATTTCCATTCCTGTTTTCATAGCCCGGGCAGCGATCAGCATTTCCGGCACAAAGTATTCGCCCTCCTCAAACAATTCTCCCACCTCGCCCATGGCATTAACCATCACATCCAGCACCTCCCCTGCCGGCACGCCTGCACGTAAAGCAGCTTCAACATATTCCTTAGCCTCGTCGCGCTGCCCTTCGAGGATTGCTGTATAGAGTTCTTTTAACTCGCCATCCATGTTGCTGTTCCTTTCTGTCAAAACACTCGCACCGATCCGCTCCTGAGCGAGGCGATGGCGCTCGACAACACTCCTATTATATAACAATAACCTGCTGGTAATCTGAGACCTTCAGAGTTGGATCGTTTCGATTTCAGCAGTACCGATAACCTGATTTTCTTTCAAGCCAAATAACGCATCCCCTGTATGAGGGCTTTTTGGACGCGTATTCACAACCCCATGACCTTTAGGCAGGTCTGCAGGGCTGCTGTAAAAGGGGTGGCGTTATTTTCGAAGGGCGCGAACAATCACGTACACGCCAAAAGCCAGCAGCACAAGCGGTCCGACAAACGCCAACAAATTCGTCGCCCCCAATGTGATAAAAATCCCTATCAGCAGCAAAATGCCTGCAGGATACAATGCCCATTTGAGTTTGCCCGAGGGTGTGGGAAGTAAGTACAACAAGCCAAAGGTGA from Brevefilum fermentans encodes:
- a CDS encoding FKBP-type peptidyl-prolyl cis-trans isomerase; the protein is MAEKQITSVEKNVVVTMDYRLEVDGKEIDSGPIQFLQGHGNIIPGLEAEVEGMQLGEEKEVLVKAEDAYGKYDPELEIEVPLSSFPEDFEIKLGHPMRMQDDKGHVFTAVAMGISDEIVMLNLNHPLAGKDLLFKTRVSALRPATELEIAQGCLASACSGCTSSNCGNC
- a CDS encoding cobalamin B12-binding domain-containing protein, with amino-acid sequence MDGELKELYTAILEGQRDEAKEYVEAALRAGVPAGEVLDVMVNAMGEVGELFEEGEYFVPEMLIAARAMKTGMEILKPELVGADIQPIGKIVAGTVKGDLHDIGKNLVCMMLEGAGFQVVDLGTDVSPEAFIAAVQEHQPDFVAMSALLTTTMPNMETTITALNAAGLRGAVRVLIGGAPVTQSYADKIGADGYAPDASRAVKLAKTLLG